A DNA window from Rhipicephalus sanguineus isolate Rsan-2018 chromosome 8, BIME_Rsan_1.4, whole genome shotgun sequence contains the following coding sequences:
- the LOC119402539 gene encoding uncharacterized protein LOC119402539, with product MANSEQLRKKRGALRAGVTPALTQLTDLLQQTDPDHSEVSVQVDYLKDRESALSTLDDAILALTDEENLDREVETAQDYSDKISYAIARAKYWLQERQQATRTHAQASGSGSSKLELPNSVDAPDQVREQRQRSVVLPRLQIPTFDGNLREWQPFWDHYDATIHQNDELPRIEKFKYLLTYLTGSAKRSIEGIRLAEQNYDLAIKTLTDRFGRRDLLINEHVDHLLALIPVKSSSDVAKLRTLHDNVQFRVSALEGLGVSPDQYIVVLNRVMMRCLPDDLAIMHRQKTKEDDRATSGTETPEDRMRRAKDLLTFLRIQV from the coding sequence ATGGCGAACTCGGAACAGCTGCGTAAGAAGCGTGGTGCACTCAGGGCTGGCGTCACGCCAGCCCTAACACAGTTAACGGACCTGCTACAGCAAACGGATCCCGACCACTCGGAAGTTAGCGTGCAAGTTGACTACCTCAAGGACAGGGAATCAGCGTTATCGACGCTGGACGACGCAATTCTTGCATTAACAGATGAAGAGAACCTTGACCGCGAAGTTGAAACGGCACAGGATTACAGCGACAAGATCAGCTACGCTATAGCGCGCGCCAAGTACTGGCTCCAAGAACGTCAACAGGCTACCAGGACACATGCTCAAGCTTCTGGATCCGGATCAAGCAAATTAGAGCTTCCGAATTCCGTCGACGCTCCGGACCAGGTGAGAGAGCAGCGTCAGCGATCGGTTGTGCTGCCTAGACTACAGATACCTACGTTCGACGGCAACCTGCGTGAATGGCAGCCCTTTTGGGACCATTACGACGCCACGATCCACCAGAATGACGAATTACCGCGCATCGAAAAGTTTAAGTATTTACTCACGTACTTGACCGGCAGCGCGAAGCGGTCCATCGAAGGCATCCGGTTAGCCGAACAGAACTACGACCTCGCAATTAAAACGCTTACGGATCGGTTCGGACGGCGAGATCTTCTGATTAATGAACACGTCGATCATCTTTTGGCGTTAATTCCCGTGAAGAGCTCATCAGATGTTGCCAAACTTCGTACACTCCACGACAACGTGCAGTTCCGAGTGAGCGCATTAGAAGGCCTTGGAGTATCACCGGATCAGTACATCGTGGTGTTGAATCGCGTCATGATGCGCTGCTTGCCAGACGACCTGGCTATTATGCATCGACAAAAGACAAAAGAAGATGACCGCGCAACGAGTGGTACTGAGACCCCGGAAGACCGAATGCGTCGAGCGAAGGACCTTCTAACCTTCCTTCGCATCCAAGTATAA